A DNA window from Aureibaculum sp. 2308TA14-22 contains the following coding sequences:
- the fmt gene encoding methionyl-tRNA formyltransferase produces MNDVSIVFMGTPDFAVGVLKALIENNYNVVGVITAPDRPSGRGRKLNQSAVKKYALAQSLPILQPTNLKSESFLAELRELKANLQIVVAFRMLPKVVWKMPQLGTFNLHASLLPNYRGAAPINWAIINGETKTGVTTFFIDEKIDTGAIILKEEISIDENDTAGTLHDKLMELGSTLVIKTVALIEKGKAETTKQDLLEDNQLKDAPKIFKETCQIDWNQSIDDIYNMIRGLNPYPGAWTVLHNNGESVEMKIYNVKKEKEHHQYAIGKLIVGKADLKIAVINGYIVIEELQLPGKRKMKIGDLLNGYKIDKKAYVN; encoded by the coding sequence ATGAACGATGTTAGCATAGTGTTTATGGGTACGCCAGATTTTGCTGTAGGTGTATTAAAAGCTTTAATTGAAAATAATTATAATGTGGTTGGGGTTATAACTGCTCCTGATAGACCATCAGGGAGAGGGAGAAAATTAAATCAATCGGCTGTAAAAAAATATGCTTTAGCACAAAGTCTGCCTATTTTGCAACCTACTAATCTAAAAAGTGAATCATTTTTAGCTGAGTTAAGAGAGCTCAAAGCCAATTTGCAAATCGTTGTAGCTTTTAGAATGTTACCAAAAGTGGTATGGAAAATGCCCCAATTGGGTACTTTTAATTTACATGCTTCTTTACTGCCCAACTATAGAGGTGCTGCACCTATTAATTGGGCTATTATTAATGGTGAAACCAAAACTGGTGTTACCACTTTCTTTATTGATGAAAAAATTGATACTGGTGCTATTATATTAAAGGAGGAAATCTCCATCGATGAAAATGATACTGCTGGAACACTACATGATAAACTAATGGAGCTTGGAAGTACTTTGGTAATTAAAACCGTAGCTTTAATTGAAAAAGGAAAAGCAGAAACTACAAAACAAGATTTACTTGAAGACAATCAATTGAAAGATGCTCCAAAAATTTTTAAAGAAACTTGCCAGATAGATTGGAACCAATCTATAGATGACATTTACAATATGATTAGAGGATTAAATCCATATCCTGGGGCTTGGACAGTTTTACATAATAATGGCGAATCGGTAGAAATGAAAATTTATAATGTTAAAAAAGAAAAAGAACACCACCAATATGCTATTGGAAAATTAATAGTAGGTAAAGCTGATTTAAAAATAGCTGTGATTAATGGATATATTGTAATTGAAGAATTACAATTACCAGGCAAACGCAAAATGAAAATTGGAGATTTGTTAAACGGATATAAAATTGACAAAAAAGCCTATGTCAACTAA
- a CDS encoding HU family DNA-binding protein → MNKSELVESMAADAGISKAAAKKALDSVMGNVEKTLKKGGRVSLVGFGSWSVSKRAARDGRNPQTGKTIKIAAKNVVKFKPGAELKNSVN, encoded by the coding sequence ATGAACAAATCAGAATTAGTAGAATCTATGGCTGCAGATGCAGGAATTTCTAAAGCAGCTGCAAAAAAAGCATTAGACTCTGTTATGGGCAATGTTGAAAAAACATTAAAGAAAGGTGGAAGAGTTTCTTTAGTAGGTTTTGGTTCTTGGTCAGTTTCTAAAAGAGCTGCTAGAGACGGAAGAAATCCTCAAACTGGAAAAACTATCAAAATTGCTGCTAAAAATGTAGTGAAATTTAAGCCAGGTGCTGAATTAAAAAATTCTGTAAACTAA